The proteins below are encoded in one region of Phormidium ambiguum IAM M-71:
- the cbiB gene encoding adenosylcobinamide-phosphate synthase CbiB has product MSNNQLILAIAATLDYLIGDPWGWPHPVRLMGWVIQHFQTFTAKYLHHPLAQRSAGIVLAIGLVTSSGIVGWLIIQTAQSLHPLLGIIIASILLASCFAGRSLRTAGEEVLRSLNQKDIATTRSILSRYVGRDTDRLTEPEILRAVLETVTENATDGVIAPLFYAILGAFLPGVGSVPLALAYKAASTLDSMVGYREYPYIYIGWFSAKQEDILTWLPCRLLVITLAILSGKPLSVWRICQRDAIKDSSPNSGWSECAYAAVLGVQLGGTNWYRGVAKQKPLLGDPIYPITTEKIKQATLLTRYCFLIWLTIALVILSLF; this is encoded by the coding sequence TTGAGCAATAATCAATTAATTCTAGCGATCGCAGCGACATTAGATTATTTAATAGGAGATCCTTGGGGATGGCCGCATCCAGTGCGACTCATGGGTTGGGTAATTCAGCATTTTCAAACATTTACTGCAAAATATTTGCATCATCCTTTAGCACAACGAAGCGCTGGTATAGTATTAGCGATCGGACTAGTAACTAGCAGCGGGATCGTCGGTTGGTTAATCATCCAAACTGCCCAAAGTTTACATCCTTTATTAGGAATCATAATAGCAAGTATTTTACTAGCAAGTTGTTTTGCCGGACGTAGTTTAAGAACAGCTGGAGAAGAAGTATTACGATCGCTTAACCAAAAAGACATCGCCACTACTCGTTCTATTTTAAGTCGATATGTTGGACGGGACACCGATCGATTAACCGAACCAGAAATTTTGCGGGCAGTTTTAGAAACCGTCACTGAAAATGCTACCGATGGAGTGATAGCACCGCTGTTTTATGCTATTTTAGGTGCTTTTTTACCAGGTGTGGGAAGCGTTCCTTTAGCACTTGCTTATAAAGCTGCCAGCACTCTCGATTCAATGGTAGGTTATCGAGAATATCCTTATATATATATAGGATGGTTTAGTGCCAAACAAGAAGATATTCTTACTTGGCTACCCTGCCGATTATTAGTCATTACCCTAGCAATTTTATCTGGTAAACCTTTATCTGTTTGGCGAATTTGTCAACGAGATGCCATCAAAGATTCTAGCCCTAATTCTGGTTGGAGTGAATGTGCTTACGCCGCCGTACTCGGCGTACAGTTAGGAGGTACTAATTGGTATCGTGGGGTGGCTAAACAAAAACCTTTATTAGGAGATCCTATTTACCCGATTACTACTGAAAAAATAAAGCAAGCAACCTTACTCACAAGGTATTGCTTTCTGATTTGGTTGACTATTGCCTTGGTAATTTTGAGTTTGTTTTAG
- a CDS encoding thioredoxin domain-containing protein: MTNRLAQSPSLYLRKHAENPINWWPWCDEALQAAREENKPIFLSIGYSSCHWCTVMEGEAFSDLSIAEYMNDNFIAIKVDREERPDIDSIYMQSLQMMIGQGGWPLNIFLDSDTLAPFYGGTYFPVEPRYGRAGFLQVLQAIRRHYDTEKAKVESVTSEILSYLQQSASMVSSTAVELGTGLLGKGLETNTGVLSHSGSGPNFPMIPYAEVALRSSRFNLAAKYPVKQLCTKRGLDLALGGIFDHVAGGFHRYTVDGTWTVPHFEKMLYDNGQIVEYLANLYALGVQEVVFERAISLTVQWLTREMTAPEGYFYAAQDADNFAEPEDLEPEEGNFYVWSYTELQHLLSPEELTEIQKYFTVTSEGNFEGNNVLQKRDPSPLTDNLESAFAKLFVVRYGATADAVKTFPPARNNQEAKTKNWPGRIPPVTDTKMIVAWNSLMISGLARAAAVFAEPSYLAPAIRAAKFILENQWVKERFHRVNYEGEVAVSAQSEDYALFIKALLDLHQATLGIAEENAKFWLEKAQKVQAEFDEFLWSVELGGYFNTASDASDNLLVRERSYIDNATPSANGIAIANLVRLALLTEDLTYLDRAEQALHAFSEIMNKSPSACPSLFTALDWYRNYTLIRTNNEELNFLNKQYLPTAVTILTDELPPGTVGLVCQGLSCTEPSKTHEHLWQKIQESLSRG; this comes from the coding sequence ATGACTAATCGCCTAGCCCAATCTCCTAGCCTCTACCTTCGCAAACACGCTGAAAATCCGATTAACTGGTGGCCTTGGTGTGACGAAGCTTTGCAAGCTGCCCGCGAGGAAAATAAACCGATTTTCCTCTCCATCGGCTACTCTAGCTGCCATTGGTGTACCGTCATGGAAGGCGAGGCATTTTCTGATCTAAGTATTGCCGAGTACATGAACGATAATTTTATCGCCATAAAAGTCGATCGGGAAGAGAGACCTGATATCGACAGCATATATATGCAAAGTCTACAAATGATGATCGGCCAAGGTGGTTGGCCTTTAAACATCTTTTTAGACTCCGATACTTTGGCACCTTTTTATGGTGGAACTTACTTTCCTGTAGAACCTCGGTACGGCAGAGCGGGATTTTTACAAGTTCTCCAAGCAATTCGCCGTCACTATGACACAGAAAAAGCTAAAGTTGAATCTGTCACCTCAGAAATCCTTAGTTATTTGCAGCAATCCGCCAGTATGGTATCTTCTACTGCTGTAGAACTTGGTACTGGCTTACTGGGTAAGGGTTTAGAAACCAACACAGGTGTCTTGAGTCATAGCGGTTCAGGGCCAAATTTTCCCATGATTCCCTATGCAGAAGTAGCTTTGCGGAGTTCCAGATTTAACTTAGCTGCTAAATATCCAGTTAAACAACTGTGCACTAAACGCGGTTTAGATTTAGCACTAGGAGGCATTTTCGATCACGTAGCTGGTGGTTTTCATCGCTACACCGTAGATGGAACTTGGACGGTGCCGCACTTTGAAAAGATGCTTTACGATAATGGTCAAATTGTGGAGTATTTGGCAAATTTATATGCTTTGGGAGTGCAAGAAGTAGTTTTTGAGAGGGCTATTTCCCTCACAGTCCAATGGTTAACGAGAGAAATGACTGCACCAGAAGGTTATTTCTATGCTGCCCAAGATGCTGATAATTTTGCTGAACCGGAAGATTTAGAACCAGAAGAAGGTAATTTTTATGTCTGGAGTTACACGGAATTACAGCATTTGTTATCTCCAGAGGAATTAACTGAAATTCAAAAGTATTTTACTGTTACATCTGAAGGCAATTTTGAAGGAAATAATGTTTTACAAAAGCGAGATCCAAGTCCTTTAACTGATAATTTGGAATCAGCTTTTGCTAAGTTATTTGTTGTTCGTTATGGTGCAACTGCCGATGCAGTAAAAACTTTTCCCCCTGCCCGGAATAATCAAGAAGCAAAAACGAAAAATTGGCCGGGAAGAATTCCGCCAGTTACAGATACTAAAATGATTGTGGCTTGGAATAGTTTAATGATTTCTGGTTTAGCTAGGGCTGCTGCGGTATTTGCTGAACCGTCTTATTTAGCACCAGCGATTCGGGCAGCTAAGTTTATTTTAGAAAATCAATGGGTAAAAGAGCGTTTTCACCGAGTCAATTATGAAGGAGAAGTGGCGGTTTCGGCGCAGTCTGAGGATTATGCCTTATTTATTAAGGCATTGTTAGATTTGCATCAAGCTACATTAGGAATTGCAGAAGAAAATGCCAAATTTTGGTTAGAAAAAGCGCAAAAAGTACAAGCAGAATTTGATGAGTTTTTGTGGAGTGTGGAATTAGGCGGATACTTTAATACTGCAAGTGATGCGAGTGATAATTTGTTGGTCAGAGAGCGGAGTTATATTGATAATGCTACTCCTTCGGCTAATGGAATTGCGATCGCCAATTTAGTCAGATTAGCACTCCTTACAGAAGATTTAACATATCTCGATCGGGCCGAGCAAGCCCTTCACGCTTTCAGCGAAATCATGAACAAATCTCCCTCAGCTTGTCCCAGCTTATTCACCGCCCTGGACTGGTATCGCAATTACACCCTAATTCGCACTAATAACGAAGAATTGAACTTCTTAAACAAGCAATATCTCCCCACCGCCGTCACAATTTTGACCGACGAACTACCACCCGGAACCGTAGGTTTAGTTTGCCAAGGACTCAGTTGCACAGAACCCTCAAAAACTCACGAACACTTGTGGCAAAAAATACAAGAAAGCTTAAGTAGAGGATGA